Proteins encoded within one genomic window of Suricata suricatta isolate VVHF042 chromosome 17, meerkat_22Aug2017_6uvM2_HiC, whole genome shotgun sequence:
- the COG1 gene encoding conserved oligomeric Golgi complex subunit 1 isoform X2 — protein sequence MAAAATSPALKRLDLRDPAALFETHGAEEIRGLERQVRAEIEHKKEELRQMVGERYRDLIEAADTIGQMRRCAEGLVDAVRATDQYCARLREAGLTAPLPSRDPQPQQPSQEKFYSMAAQIKLLLEIPEKIWSSMEASQYLHATQLYLLCGHLHGLLQLDSSGSRYSPVLLRFPILIRQVAAASHFRSTILHESKQLLKCHAVSDQAVAEALCSIMLLEESSPRQALTDFLLARKAAIQKLLNQPQHGSGIKTQICSLVELLATTLNQAHALFYTSPEGQLPDPSLPCGLLFSTLATITGQHPPGKGAGVLQEEVKLCSWSRHLPASVTGFQPALRTLAQPISQEHLKDTLQKWIHMCNEDIKNGITSLLSYVKSMKGLAGTRDAVWELLTSEASGHSWDGVCHRLLEKPLLFWEDLMQQLFLERLQTLTKEGFDSISTGCKELLVSALQELESNPGTSAANKHIHLEHNMALFLWSESPQDLTPDTAWVSVAHRGQCAGSGLSMKALAVSPCVQNFCSALDSKLQAQLDDLLAYLPCADPSLPKDVPPAQAKSRTFDRYADAGAVQELLRAQSAACIARVTDCIGAELRSIEQAVQGQRDVLNSVQLHAVLFMARLCQSLAELCPHLKQCILGKAGSSEKPARDPRALKKQGKGKPQEVLPTQAKWQEVTELLLQQSVTGYRVWSSAVVKVLAHGFTQSLLRDDAGSILATATSWDELDIQEEVESGGSVTSTIRLPTQPSWYVQSFLFSLCQEINRVGGHALPKVTLQEMLKSCMVQVVAAYEKLSEEKQKEGAFPVTQNRALQLLYDLRYLGIVLTARGEEVKSGRGKQDSRVGKVADYLETLIDPFDLDVFTPHLNSNLTRLVQRTSVLFGLVTGTDNQFTPRSNTFNSQEPHNILPLASSQIRFGLLPLSMTSTRKAKPTGRSIETKTQVGPPALSQASDPTHPGSLFRQLVSEEEDTSTPSLFKLGWLSSMTK from the exons ATGGCGGCCGCGGCCACCTCCCCCGCGCTGAAGCGGCTGGATCTGCGCGACCCCGCGGCGCTTTTCGAGACACACGGAGCGGAGGAGATCCGCGGACTGGAGCGCCAGGTTCGGGCCGAGATCGAGCACAAGAAAGAGGAGCTGCGGCAAATGGTGGGAGAGCGGTACCGCGACCTGATCGAGGCGGCCGACACCATCGGCCAGATGCGCCGCTGCGCCGAGGGGCTGGTGGACGCCGTGAGGGCCACCGACCAGTACTGCGCCCGTCTCCGCGAGGCCGGCTTGACAGCCCCCCTACCGTCGCGGGACCCGCAG CCCCAGCAGCCGTCCCAGGAGAAGTTCTACAGCATGGCTGCCCAGATCAAGCTCCTCTTGGAAATTCCCGAGAAGATCTGGAGCTCCATGGAGGCCTCTCAGTACTTGCACGCCACGCAGCTGTACCTGCTCTGCGGTCACCTGCACGGCCTGCTCCAGCTGGACTCTTCTGGCTCTCGATACAGCCCCGTCCTCTTGCGATTCCCCATACTCATCCGGCAGGTGGCAGCGGCCAGCCACTTCCG GTCGACTATTCTGCATGAAAGCAAGCAGCTGCTCAAATGCCACGCCGTGTCTGACCAGGCTGTGGCCGAGGCCCTGTGCTCCATAATGCTCTTGGAAGAGAGCTCCCCTCGCCAAGCCCTCACAGACTTCCTGTTGGCCCGAAAGGCAGCCATTCAGAAACTTCTCAACCAGCCACAGCACG GTTCTGGCATCAAGACTCAGATTTGCTCGTTGGTGGAGCTGCTGGCCACCACGCTGAACCAAGCTCATGCTCTTTTCTACACGTCACCGGAAGGGCAGCTGCCAGACCCGTCCCTGCCGTGCGGCCTGCTCTTCTCAACTCTAGCGACCATCACAGGCCAGCATCCCCCCG GGAAGGGCGCCGGCGTCCTGCAAGAGGAGGTGAAGCTGTGCAGCTGGTCCAGACACCTGCCGGCATCCGTCACTGGGTTCCAGCCGGCTCTCCGGACCCTGGCGCAGCCCATCAGCCAGGAGCACCTGAAGGACACACTGCAGAAGTGGATCCACAT GTGCAACGAAGACATTAAAAACGGGATCACCAGCCTGCTGTCGTACGTGAAGAGCATGAAGGGCCTCGCGGGGACCCGGGACGCCGTGTGGGAGCTGCTGACCAGCGAGGCCTCCGGGCACAGCTGGGATGGCGTATGTCACCGGCTCCTGGAGAAGCCGCTCTTGTTCTGGGAGGATCTGATGCAGCAGCTGTTCCTGGAGCGGCTACAG ACCCTGACGAAAGAAGGCTTCGACTCCATCTCCACCGGCTGCAAGGAGCTCCTCGTGTCAGCCCTGCAGGAGCTCGAGAGCAACCCCGGCACCTCCGCTGCAAACAAGCACATCCACCTGGAGCACAACATGGCTCTCTTCCTCTGGTCCGAGAGTCCCCAGGACCTGACTCCCGACACCGCCTGGGTCAGCGTGGCGCACCGGGGGCAGTGTGCTGGCAGCGGGCTCTCCATGAAGGCGCTGGCCGTCAGCCCCTGCGTCCAGAACTTCTGCTCTGCCCTGGATTCGAAACTGCAGGCTCAGCTGGACGACCTCCTGGCTTACCTTCCCTGTGCAGACCCGTCACTGCCCAAGGATGTCCCCCCTGCGCAAGCCAAGAGCCGCACCTTTGACAGGTACGCGGACGCCGGGGCCGTGCAGGAGCTGCTGCGGGCTCAGTCGGCAGCGTGCATTGCACGTGTCACGGACTGCATCGGGGCAGAGCTGCGCAGCATCGAGCAGGCGGTGCAGGGGCAGCGGGACGTCCTCAACAGTGTCCAGCTGCACGCGGTCCTTTTCATGGCCAGACTCTGCCAGTCGCTGGCAGAGTTGTGTCCCCATCTGAAACAGTGCATCTTGGGGAAGGCCGGGAGCTCCGAGAAACCAGCAAGGGACCCCAGGGCTCTGAaaaagcagggaaaggggaaacCCCAGGAAGTGCTTCCCACGCAGGCCAAGTGGCAGGAGGTCACTGAGCTGCTCCTGCAGCAGAGCGTGACGGGCTACCGTGTGTGGAGCTCCGCGGTCGTGAAG GTTTTGGCTCATGGATTCACCCAGTCATTGCTCCGGGACGATGCCGGCTCCATCCTGGCCACCGCCACCAGCTGGGATGAGCTAGACATCCAGGAGGAGGTGGAGTCTGGCGGCAGCGTCACGTCCACCATCCGACTCCCTACACAG CCATCCTGGTACGTCCAGTCCTTCCTCTTTAGCCTCTGCCAAGAAATTAACCGGGTTGGAGGCCACGCTTTGCCAAAGGTGACCCTGCAGGAGATGTTGAAAAGCTGCATGGTCCAAGTGGTGGCTGCCTATGAGAAGCTTTCAGAAGAGAAACAG AAAGAAGGTGCATTCCCAGTGACCCAGAACCGGGCCCTGCAGCTGCTCTATGACTTGCGCTACCtcggcattgtgctgacagccaggggGGAGGAGGTGAAGAGTGGCCGTGGCAAGCAGGACTCCAG agttgGGAAAGTGGCCGACTATCTGGAAACCCTCATTGACCCATTTGACCTGGACGTTTTCACACCGCACCTCAACAGCAACCTCACTCGGCTGGTGCAGCGGACTTCC GTTCTCTTTGGGTTGGTCACTGGCACAGATAATCAGTTCACTCCCAGGAGCAACACCTTCAACTCCCAAGAACCCCATAACATCCTGCCCTTGGCATCGAGTCAGATCAG GTTCGGACTTCTTCCGCTGAGCATGACAAGCACCCGGAAGGCCAAACCGACCGGCAGAAGCATTGAAACAAAAACACAG